The Psychrobacillus sp. FSL K6-4046 DNA window TATGAGGTTCTAAGTAAATGTAAGTATCTATTTGATTTACTCGACTCTTAATCATTTCGCTCAAAACTGCGCTTTTTTCGCCGATACTTTTTATTCGGAAAAACTGGGTGTATGTTTCCTCCGTATCAATAAAGAGCACTTTATTGGCTGTAGGCACTGCTTGCAAAATAGCATAGCTATGTCCAAAAGCGATTTGATGGAAGTCCTCCGGCATGTCGATATCAAAACAACCATTGATGTTATCGTAGAAGGCTCTACCGTATTCTTCTACAAGGTTCGTTTGAAAGTGAGCAGCTAGTAGCTTAGCCATCGTTGACTTGCCTGTAGACTCTACTCCGCATAAGCAAATTCTTTTAACGTATGATTCCCTTACAGCTGGAGGTAGCATTTCCCAATACGAATAGACACCTTTATCTCGTATTTCTGTTGCGGAGATAGGATATTGGGTACTCAGTCTATCAAAAAGGATATGCTCACTATCTGGAAAGTACATATTAAAATAATCTTCATAATCAGCTTCACTACTAAACACATATTCTAATTTTCCACCAAGCTTTTGAAGCAATTCCTCATTGGCCTGCTTAACTAATGGATCTGTCATATACCCGTCTGAACGACGCTCATAGTGAGACAGCACACGAACATTCGGCATATCTTTTGTGGCTTTAGTAACCCAACGCTCTCTTAGACGAGGAGACACCCATTTAAAATTACTGTTTAGACACAGGTCTTACTCATAGGCTTCATCGTAGCCTACAACTACAAACAACACATCTACTAGCGAAGCAGCTTTTATAATACAGCTGAGATGACCCATTTGAAAAGGTAGAAACTTACCTCCATAATAGCCAAATGTTAAGTTTGGATCATACTCGTTAATTGGAAGGCCGTAGTTCATACGCTTCTCCTTCAAGATTATGTTGCGCTCTGTGCATTTTCAGCCAGTTTACATATCCGTAAATAGAGTTCACTAAAAATGCCGACCACATAACAAGCATTGACCAGTCATTTCCGCCCGTTTTTGTAAGTGTGATCACCCAAAGGACAATTGTTAATCCATTGACAGCGATCCAAAGCACCCATTGCTCTGCATAACGTTTAAGCATCAATATTTGAGCTAGAACAGATAACACAACTGCAGCTGAATCTAATCGAACCTGTTGGCCACCAATAGCATTTAAAAGGTAGGCATAAGATATAGACGCTACAATAGAGATAACAATTATATACATCCATCCTTTTTTGTCTAATCGTTTTACAGAGACGTCTTCGCCAATTGCCTGAACTTTCGTTAGGTTTTTTCTCCATAAATAGATTCCGATAAACTGTATTGGAAAATAGAACAGTCCATTCAGCATAGACTCCCCGTATAATCCATACGTATAGGTGATGTAGGCATAAGTAGACGTGTTTACAATACCAAAATAATAATTACTAATTTTCCCCTTTGCTACCAATACCACACAAAGCATACCTGTTAGTGAGCTTATTAGACCTAATAATGAATCCTTCCAAGCAAAAAACAAATAAATATTAACTAACGTAAATACACCCAACCAAACTTTTTCAAATAAAGTCCAGTCCTTGAACATTCTCATCACTCTCTCCTTTATTCATCATGTTATTCTCCCCTACAATAATTCCATACAATCCTCAGGAGGTTCTTGCAAATAAGTAAAAATTACCCTCCTTTATAAGAAAATGTATCGAACAATAAAACAATAGATTATTCTGAGAATAAATACAATATCCTTTGAAAAATAAATTTTTAAAATGTCACCACCACAATAGGAGAGGCTTAAAAAATAGGATTGTGGTATGAATTCTTTGGGTGTATGAAGAATAATAAAGAAAGATTTGATATGATAAGAGAAGAACTTTTTAAGCCCAGTGGTAATATGTCAAGCGAAAAAAAGAAATGAATTGGAAATTACTTAAGTGATACTTTCCAAATGAACACTTTTTGCGCATACCAAATAAACCTCTCATTTTTCTGCTTTTAAAAAAGAAAAAAATGGAAGTTATTTAACGGGTGAAAGGTTGTGAGTTGGTTAACTCAGTCTCTCCTTTCTGGTGGTATGTACAGCTGATTCGTGCGTAGTAGCGAATGCACGAGGCGTACTAGTTTTCTAGCGGTTAAGACGAGAGCGCGTTTATGTTGGTGCTTGGTTACTTCTTGGTATTTCTTTTGATAAAAGGCTTTATATTCAGTGTCATATTTACGTACCGCATCTGCTGCTTGTACAAGATAATACCGTAGGTATTTATTGCCGGTTCGCATCCGGCTAGTATTTTCGGCTTCAAATTCGCCAGATTGATACTGTGTCCAAACGAGTCCAGCATATTTCGCTAATGCGTGGTGGTCATCAAAACGCTTGATATCTCCAATTTCGGCGAGCAAGCCGGCTGCGTACACGGGTCCAATGCCTTTTACGGAAGTTAATGTTTGGGTGAAACCTTTCATCATACGCTCGATTTCCTTATCCAAACGTTTGACTTGGGATTCCATATGGCGAATCGTACTTAAAATCACGGATAGTGAGATGTTAACGGGATCAGCCATGGCCTTGTCTAATCGAAAGGAATTACGTGCAAGCTTTTGAAGATATTTAGCGATTTCTTCTGGCTCGGCAAAACGTTTTTTGCCTTTCTCCTGTAAGAACTCAACCAGTTCTTCTAAAGGCATCTCGGCAATGGTTTCCGGATCTAGCTCTTCAATGACAGCGAGACTGGTCGTACCGAATGTATTCGAGAACGGGTTATCTTGGCGTAGGCCACTAAACTTTAAAAACAGTTGGTTCATCATGTAGGTTTTATTACGTGCAACTTCATGCATTAGATGGAATCGGGTACGTGTTAAACGACGAAGTGCTTCATATTGTAAGGTTTCTTGCATTTCATGTGGCAGACGTCCAAAGCGTAAATGATCCGCAATTACCCAGGCGTCAATTCGATCGTTTTTCGGTAACGTATCGTACCCCTTTTTAAAGCGAGATACTTTACGTGCATTTAACATATAAACCGCTGTTTGAAACGTTGGTTCATAATTGTGCAATTGATTCTTTAAATAATGAGCAACGTGCCAGCTATACTGGTCTGTCGCTTCTAATCCAATTTTAATATGTTCGCACTGATTTTTTTCCGCTGTTCCTAAAAGCTTTTGAATTAAGGTGTTCGCACCTTCTGTATCATTGGAAACAGAAAAATCAGCGAGCGTATGTCCCTCTCCATGCATGAAATGGACATGATGGGAGCGCAAACTCACGTCGATACCGACTAGCATTTGTGACATGCCAATCACCTCCTAAGGTGGGATTAATCAAGATTGTCTCAGACCTGGGTGCCCATCAGAATCATCGATGTCTGCCTCGTTATTAGCAATCAAAGTGAAAGAAGACCAAAATGAGCGCTACACTCTCTTCTTCCTCAGCGTCGCAGCCAGTGGTTAGACCTTCCATAATGAACGATGGGTAGCAGGCTTATTAAGCAGTGCACTAAGTGCCCGCAAGGGGGAAAAGCTATTTCCTGTGTCAACCTTGTCCGTTCCATTGTCTCATGGGCACGGTCTGAGAGAAAAGTAGATTGAAATAAAAAAGGACGAAGTACTGAAATGGAGCATCCTCCAATCTTCGTCCAAACGATATGAAGTTAGGCAACTCAAATAAGCAGGTAAGCACCTGTCAGCTTTATTTAGTCATGTTAAAAATAGACTTTTCCTTTTTGGCTCCCTCGGTAAAGCAGGGGTCAAACAGGTAAAACATAAAAAGGGTGAGGGAGCCAAGAGGCGACCACTTCCTATAGGAAATCCAACAGATCCTCCAGCTGTCCGGATCAACTGGAAATTCTATCGGAAAGAGCTCTTATTACTAATATACGAGGGGGATTACTGTGGACACACACCGAGTGCTAGTAGTGGAAGACGATAAGAAAATTGCAGCACTACTGGCAGATACATTAAGAAAATATCACTATGAAGTACATACTATAGAAGACTTTGACCATATAATTGAGG harbors:
- a CDS encoding AAA family ATPase; this translates as MPNVRVLSHYERRSDGYMTDPLVKQANEELLQKLGGKLEYVFSSEADYEDYFNMYFPDSEHILFDRLSTQYPISATEIRDKGVYSYWEMLPPAVRESYVKRICLCGVESTGKSTMAKLLAAHFQTNLVEEYGRAFYDNINGCFDIDMPEDFHQIAFGHSYAILQAVPTANKVLFIDTEETYTQFFRIKSIGEKSAVLSEMIKSRVNQIDTYIYLEPHNEYEMDGTRLPVSQKQRLQDNEQLKSLFNEYGISLHIVDENNRSRRLEKCITIVYDSLRHVI
- a CDS encoding IS110 family transposase, with the translated sequence MSQMLVGIDVSLRSHHVHFMHGEGHTLADFSVSNDTEGANTLIQKLLGTAEKNQCEHIKIGLEATDQYSWHVAHYLKNQLHNYEPTFQTAVYMLNARKVSRFKKGYDTLPKNDRIDAWVIADHLRFGRLPHEMQETLQYEALRRLTRTRFHLMHEVARNKTYMMNQLFLKFSGLRQDNPFSNTFGTTSLAVIEELDPETIAEMPLEELVEFLQEKGKKRFAEPEEIAKYLQKLARNSFRLDKAMADPVNISLSVILSTIRHMESQVKRLDKEIERMMKGFTQTLTSVKGIGPVYAAGLLAEIGDIKRFDDHHALAKYAGLVWTQYQSGEFEAENTSRMRTGNKYLRYYLVQAADAVRKYDTEYKAFYQKKYQEVTKHQHKRALVLTARKLVRLVHSLLRTNQLYIPPERRD
- the pnuC gene encoding nicotinamide riboside transporter PnuC is translated as MRMFKDWTLFEKVWLGVFTLVNIYLFFAWKDSLLGLISSLTGMLCVVLVAKGKISNYYFGIVNTSTYAYITYTYGLYGESMLNGLFYFPIQFIGIYLWRKNLTKVQAIGEDVSVKRLDKKGWMYIIVISIVASISYAYLLNAIGGQQVRLDSAAVVLSVLAQILMLKRYAEQWVLWIAVNGLTIVLWVITLTKTGGNDWSMLVMWSAFLVNSIYGYVNWLKMHRAQHNLEGEAYELRPSN